A genome region from Gadus chalcogrammus isolate NIFS_2021 chromosome 7, NIFS_Gcha_1.0, whole genome shotgun sequence includes the following:
- the LOC130385402 gene encoding uncharacterized protein LOC130385402 isoform X1 gives MAMPKSLVTIFLDDKEISKKIFQLESVEEIVDDCKSNATLLLDSELLECDRILKFSPEFNEFIDIDCHDFVQHMDKFQVFFKTREASMLTEQSDAVETNQIRDPIGVETLRAVLVRKGASVLADYEASGTLSESSRKLIVKIAVSELIERKGFYPQSEDKSKLARSMVALFPSLKIKMGEENEGFEHFYDPISHSGFLEIRLRNLRRNLQDDQRRYQRKRVKSTDNPRASIRVEMPAEGDDSVNEWMTVIKRMRPCQENLSTIKEAMDKTYASRRLWIAARHPTLEEFFAEFPRFVDMPYMFDTEFGKMFPGKDDMFIRKWEGTIIPKILKMSTSEPAAALTPVPEDDVSCYRALHKLVHLLPPTASGRGKGNTKCSVKSALGYLLDIKPVGPSYSKCLFCVLTVRNAYIVCFVYVLWCNVISGIM, from the exons ATGGCGATGCCGAAATCGCTTGTTACCATATTTCTGGATGACAAGGAAAtcagcaaaaaaatatttcagcTGGAGTCTGTCGAAGAGATAGTAGATGACTGCAAATCGAATGCAACACTACTCCTTGACAGTGAACTCCTTGAATGTGACAGAATTCTCAAATTCTCCCCTGAATTTAATGAATTCATTGATATAGACTGCCATGACTTTGTTCAACACATGGACAAGTTCCAGGTGTTTTTCAAGACACGTGAAGCATCAATGTTG ACTGAACAGTCGGATGCAGTTGAAACAAATCAAATCAGG GATCCCATTGGTGTTGAAACTCTGAGAGCAGTTCTTGTGAGGAAAGGTGCAAGTGTTCTAGCAGATTATGAGGCCTCTGGAACACTCTCAGAGTCTTCAAGGAAACTCATTGTTAAAATCGCTGTCAGTGAGTTGATTGAGAGGAAGGGATT TTATCCACAAAGTGAAGACAAATCCAAGTTGGCCAGATCTATGGTAGCACTTTTCCCGTCACTCAAAATCAagatgggagaggagaatgAGGGATTT GAACATTTCTATGACCCCATATCCCACAGTGGATTCCTTGAGATCCGACTCCGAAATCTAAGGAGGAATCTTCAAGATGATCAACGCCGTTATCAGCGCAAGCGTGTCAAGTCCACTGATAACCCTAGAGCGTCCATTAGGGTGGAAATGCCTGCAGAAGGGGATGATTCAGTCAACGAATGGATGACGGTTATAAAAAGAATGAGACCGTGTCAGGAAAACCTCAGCACCATCAAAGAAGCCATGGACAAAACCTATGCTAGCCGAAGGTTGTGGATTGCTGCTAGACATCCAACGTTGGAGGAATTTTTTGCAGAGTTTCCACGCTTTGTGGACATGCCATACATG TTTGACACAGAATTTGGAAAGATGTTTCCTGGAAAAGATGACATGTTCATCCGAAAATGGGAGGGAACCATCATCCCAAAGATACTAAAAATGTCCACAAGTGAACCTGCAGCTGCCTTGACACCAGTTCCTGAGGATGATG tttcATGTTACAGAGCTCTTCATAAGCTTGTCCATCTGCTGCCCCCCACTGCATCAGGCAGGGGCAAAGGGAACACCAAATGCAGTGTGAAGTCAGCTTTGGGCTACCTTTTGGATATAAAGCCGGTAGGCCCCTCATatagtaaatgtttattttgtgtgcttACAGTACGGAACGCCTATATTGtatgttttgtgtatgttttatgGTGCAATGTTATATCTGGTATAATGTAA
- the LOC130385402 gene encoding uncharacterized protein LOC130385402 isoform X2, whose product MAMPKSLVTIFLDDKEISKKIFQLESVEEIVDDCKSNATLLLDSELLECDRILKFSPEFNEFIDIDCHDFVQHMDKFQVFFKTREASMLTEQSDAVETNQIRDPIGVETLRAVLVRKGASVLADYEASGTLSESSRKLIVKIAVSELIERKGFYPQSEDKSKLARSMVALFPSLKIKMGEENEGFEHFYDPISHSGFLEIRLRNLRRNLQDDQRRYQRKRVKSTDNPRASIRVEMPAEGDDSVNEWMTVIKRMRPCQENLSTIKEAMDKTYASRRLWIAARHPTLEEFFAEFPRFVDMPYMFDTEFGKMFPGKDDMFIRKWEGTIIPKILKMSTSEPAAALTPVPEDDGWRNYLC is encoded by the exons ATGGCGATGCCGAAATCGCTTGTTACCATATTTCTGGATGACAAGGAAAtcagcaaaaaaatatttcagcTGGAGTCTGTCGAAGAGATAGTAGATGACTGCAAATCGAATGCAACACTACTCCTTGACAGTGAACTCCTTGAATGTGACAGAATTCTCAAATTCTCCCCTGAATTTAATGAATTCATTGATATAGACTGCCATGACTTTGTTCAACACATGGACAAGTTCCAGGTGTTTTTCAAGACACGTGAAGCATCAATGTTG ACTGAACAGTCGGATGCAGTTGAAACAAATCAAATCAGG GATCCCATTGGTGTTGAAACTCTGAGAGCAGTTCTTGTGAGGAAAGGTGCAAGTGTTCTAGCAGATTATGAGGCCTCTGGAACACTCTCAGAGTCTTCAAGGAAACTCATTGTTAAAATCGCTGTCAGTGAGTTGATTGAGAGGAAGGGATT TTATCCACAAAGTGAAGACAAATCCAAGTTGGCCAGATCTATGGTAGCACTTTTCCCGTCACTCAAAATCAagatgggagaggagaatgAGGGATTT GAACATTTCTATGACCCCATATCCCACAGTGGATTCCTTGAGATCCGACTCCGAAATCTAAGGAGGAATCTTCAAGATGATCAACGCCGTTATCAGCGCAAGCGTGTCAAGTCCACTGATAACCCTAGAGCGTCCATTAGGGTGGAAATGCCTGCAGAAGGGGATGATTCAGTCAACGAATGGATGACGGTTATAAAAAGAATGAGACCGTGTCAGGAAAACCTCAGCACCATCAAAGAAGCCATGGACAAAACCTATGCTAGCCGAAGGTTGTGGATTGCTGCTAGACATCCAACGTTGGAGGAATTTTTTGCAGAGTTTCCACGCTTTGTGGACATGCCATACATG TTTGACACAGAATTTGGAAAGATGTTTCCTGGAAAAGATGACATGTTCATCCGAAAATGGGAGGGAACCATCATCCCAAAGATACTAAAAATGTCCACAAGTGAACCTGCAGCTGCCTTGACACCAGTTCCTGAGGATGATGGTTGGAGGAATTATCTCTGTTAA
- the LOC130385402 gene encoding uncharacterized protein LOC130385402 isoform X3 has product MAMPKSLVTIFLDDKEISKKIFQLESVEEIVDDCKSNATLLLDSELLECDRILKFSPEFNEFIDIDCHDFVQHMDKFQVFFKTREASMLTEQSDAVETNQIRDPIGVETLRAVLVRKGASVLADYEASGTLSESSRKLIVKIAVSELIERKGFYPQSEDKSKLARSMVALFPSLKIKMGEENEGFEHFYDPISHSGFLEIRLRNLRRNLQDDQRRYQRKRVKSTDNPRASIRVEMPAEGDDSVNEWMTVIKRMRPCQENLSTIKEAMDKTYASRRLWIAARHPTLEEFFAEFPRFVDMPYMFHVTELFISLSICCPPLHQAGAKGTPNAV; this is encoded by the exons ATGGCGATGCCGAAATCGCTTGTTACCATATTTCTGGATGACAAGGAAAtcagcaaaaaaatatttcagcTGGAGTCTGTCGAAGAGATAGTAGATGACTGCAAATCGAATGCAACACTACTCCTTGACAGTGAACTCCTTGAATGTGACAGAATTCTCAAATTCTCCCCTGAATTTAATGAATTCATTGATATAGACTGCCATGACTTTGTTCAACACATGGACAAGTTCCAGGTGTTTTTCAAGACACGTGAAGCATCAATGTTG ACTGAACAGTCGGATGCAGTTGAAACAAATCAAATCAGG GATCCCATTGGTGTTGAAACTCTGAGAGCAGTTCTTGTGAGGAAAGGTGCAAGTGTTCTAGCAGATTATGAGGCCTCTGGAACACTCTCAGAGTCTTCAAGGAAACTCATTGTTAAAATCGCTGTCAGTGAGTTGATTGAGAGGAAGGGATT TTATCCACAAAGTGAAGACAAATCCAAGTTGGCCAGATCTATGGTAGCACTTTTCCCGTCACTCAAAATCAagatgggagaggagaatgAGGGATTT GAACATTTCTATGACCCCATATCCCACAGTGGATTCCTTGAGATCCGACTCCGAAATCTAAGGAGGAATCTTCAAGATGATCAACGCCGTTATCAGCGCAAGCGTGTCAAGTCCACTGATAACCCTAGAGCGTCCATTAGGGTGGAAATGCCTGCAGAAGGGGATGATTCAGTCAACGAATGGATGACGGTTATAAAAAGAATGAGACCGTGTCAGGAAAACCTCAGCACCATCAAAGAAGCCATGGACAAAACCTATGCTAGCCGAAGGTTGTGGATTGCTGCTAGACATCCAACGTTGGAGGAATTTTTTGCAGAGTTTCCACGCTTTGTGGACATGCCATACATG tttcATGTTACAGAGCTCTTCATAAGCTTGTCCATCTGCTGCCCCCCACTGCATCAGGCAGGGGCAAAGGGAACACCAAATGCAGTGTGA